A single window of Archangium lipolyticum DNA harbors:
- a CDS encoding TonB-dependent receptor has product MTTTTLLRGRGLLLALLALTVLPLSALAAGENYGRVSGYVYDPTGTPLSEVPLTISGPALQQPISRTSGEDGRFEFTQLPPGEGYALEVKVEGFTPIKKTGIIIRLGQTTPVDVKLEVLTETQAVATYEIVEKVNPIINPDSAQTGAVVTSEKVASIPVFTQVQAIPQLVAGVGPGNAPSSRGGLSRYGKFYVDGMDTTDVSDGSITSPMNFYAVENFEVITGGLDAQYNALGMVENVVTKSGSNKFTYDATIILSPAWSNAKASSATNQTPSTGGFLQSSTPQSETDFYSPMLAFGGPIIKDRLWFYVSGQWNISNQETPLTVNGVQENRPKDTNTRMGRLKLTWQPTDKDRLSVAFSMDDNVIGNNSSRATTSLEAESRIDRGGTFIIANYDRNISQDVLFQLQTGATNKRAFIGPQNADLNVPAHVDLGNNSFLTGSWGNYSNENKWRFQFDPTVLFKAGAHQMKGGLQLGYLTGRMQVGNTGNVRYFDRNGVCNPDDVAAGGCESRTTYYNLDGQPGPLTTSASVAQLGAFFQDRWTVNRQLTLVAGLRADVGRMYADNNQFVTNLVGIGPRLSATYDITNDRKTLLKAHYGRSNEVGDVYVAQHANPEPIQMAAKVVNGAFVECTPDTVLDPSNTNCTRSGGLARRTFDKTHTPPSVDELSLGLHREITEGTVLGLDVTYRRYNNLWVDEEVNQIWDASGTRVVGYVDPTKTGTQVLVHNPDDAWRDYKGMDLWVQGRTGGWDLLASYTLGFNNGTVDTYFDGYGANPRMKYLFEGATPDDIRHTFKGSVNYSTSFGLDFGFRARYLTGTPLWMNQSVSYPDRTTLYRSPRGTGFSTNRGTPNFNDPSTISELRNPDQFVLDAQARYDIGRLFQMSNKLELTFMVVNVLNNTDPTFYYDRWAPSNSDYGLVSGRSRPLQAELLLRFRN; this is encoded by the coding sequence ATGACCACTACCACCCTGCTCCGTGGCCGGGGCCTGCTGCTGGCGCTGCTGGCGCTCACCGTCCTGCCACTGTCCGCGCTCGCCGCGGGCGAGAACTACGGCCGCGTCTCCGGCTACGTGTACGACCCCACCGGCACCCCGCTGTCCGAGGTGCCCCTCACCATCAGCGGCCCCGCGCTCCAGCAGCCCATCTCCCGCACCAGCGGCGAGGACGGCCGCTTCGAGTTCACCCAGCTTCCCCCGGGCGAGGGCTATGCCCTCGAGGTGAAGGTGGAGGGTTTCACCCCCATCAAGAAGACCGGCATCATCATCCGCCTGGGTCAGACGACCCCCGTGGACGTGAAGCTGGAGGTGCTCACCGAGACGCAGGCGGTGGCCACCTATGAGATCGTCGAGAAGGTCAACCCCATCATCAACCCCGACTCGGCGCAGACGGGCGCCGTCGTCACCTCGGAGAAGGTGGCGTCCATCCCCGTCTTCACCCAGGTGCAGGCCATTCCGCAGCTGGTGGCCGGCGTGGGCCCGGGCAACGCCCCGAGCAGCCGCGGTGGTCTGTCGCGCTACGGCAAGTTCTACGTGGACGGCATGGACACCACGGACGTGTCCGACGGCTCCATCACCTCGCCGATGAACTTCTACGCGGTGGAGAACTTCGAGGTCATCACCGGCGGCCTGGATGCGCAGTACAACGCGCTGGGCATGGTGGAGAACGTCGTCACCAAGAGCGGCTCCAACAAGTTCACCTACGACGCCACCATCATCCTGTCGCCGGCCTGGAGCAACGCCAAGGCGAGCTCCGCCACCAACCAGACCCCGTCGACGGGCGGCTTCCTGCAGAGCAGCACCCCGCAGTCGGAGACCGACTTCTACTCGCCGATGCTGGCCTTCGGCGGTCCCATCATCAAGGACCGGCTGTGGTTCTACGTCAGCGGTCAGTGGAACATCAGCAACCAGGAGACGCCGCTCACCGTCAATGGCGTCCAGGAGAACCGCCCCAAGGACACCAACACCCGCATGGGCCGGCTCAAGCTCACCTGGCAGCCCACGGACAAGGACCGTCTGTCCGTGGCCTTCAGCATGGATGACAACGTCATCGGCAACAACTCCTCCAGGGCGACGACCTCTCTCGAGGCGGAGTCGCGCATCGACCGCGGCGGCACCTTCATCATCGCCAACTACGACCGCAACATCAGCCAGGACGTCCTCTTCCAGCTCCAGACGGGCGCCACCAACAAGCGCGCGTTCATCGGGCCGCAGAACGCCGACCTGAACGTCCCCGCGCACGTCGACCTGGGCAACAACTCCTTCCTCACGGGCTCCTGGGGCAACTACTCCAACGAGAACAAGTGGCGCTTCCAGTTCGACCCCACCGTCCTCTTCAAGGCGGGCGCGCACCAGATGAAGGGCGGCCTGCAGCTCGGCTACCTGACGGGCCGCATGCAGGTGGGCAACACCGGCAACGTGCGCTACTTCGACAGGAACGGCGTGTGCAACCCGGACGACGTGGCCGCTGGCGGCTGCGAGTCGCGCACCACCTACTACAACCTGGACGGCCAGCCGGGCCCGCTCACCACGAGCGCCTCGGTGGCGCAGCTCGGCGCCTTCTTCCAGGACCGCTGGACCGTCAACCGCCAGCTGACGCTGGTGGCCGGTCTGCGCGCGGACGTGGGCCGGATGTACGCGGACAACAACCAGTTCGTCACCAACCTGGTGGGCATCGGTCCCCGCCTGTCGGCGACGTACGACATCACCAATGACCGCAAGACGCTGCTCAAGGCGCACTACGGCCGCTCCAACGAGGTGGGTGATGTGTATGTCGCGCAGCACGCCAACCCCGAGCCCATCCAGATGGCGGCCAAGGTCGTCAACGGCGCCTTCGTGGAGTGCACCCCGGACACGGTGCTGGACCCCAGCAACACCAACTGCACCCGCTCCGGTGGTCTCGCCCGCCGCACCTTCGACAAGACGCACACGCCCCCCAGCGTGGACGAGCTGAGCCTGGGCCTGCACCGCGAAATCACCGAGGGCACCGTGCTGGGCCTGGACGTCACCTACCGCCGCTACAACAACCTGTGGGTCGACGAGGAGGTGAACCAGATCTGGGACGCCTCCGGTACGCGCGTGGTGGGCTACGTGGACCCCACCAAGACCGGCACGCAGGTGCTGGTGCACAACCCGGACGACGCCTGGCGTGACTACAAGGGCATGGACCTGTGGGTGCAGGGCCGGACCGGCGGGTGGGACCTGCTGGCCAGCTACACCCTGGGCTTCAACAACGGCACCGTGGACACCTACTTCGACGGCTACGGCGCCAACCCGCGCATGAAGTACCTGTTCGAGGGCGCGACGCCCGACGACATCCGCCACACCTTCAAGGGCTCGGTCAACTACAGCACCAGCTTCGGCCTCGACTTCGGCTTCCGCGCCCGCTACCTGACGGGCACGCCGCTGTGGATGAACCAGTCGGTGTCGTACCCCGACAGGACCACCCTGTACCGCTCGCCGCGCGGCACCGGCTTCTCCACCAACCGTGGCACGCCGAACTTCAACGACCCGTCCACCATCTCCGAGCTGCGCAACCCGGACCAGTTCGTCCTCGATGCCCAGGCGCGCTACGACATCGGCCGGCTGTTCCAGATGTCGAACAAGCTGGAGCTGACGTTCATGGTGGTGAACGTGCTGAACAACACCGACCCGACGTTCTATTACGACCGTTGGGCGCCCTCCAACAGCGACTACGGCCTGGTGTCCGGCCGCAGCCGCCCGCTGCAGGCGGAGCTGCTGCTGCGCTTCCGCAACTAG
- a CDS encoding RNA polymerase sigma factor: MDKAKSEQRAGEFATRYRAWLLAQAHNLCRNATDAEDLVQDALLRFIQTFGQLEALPNERSCEAWLVTTLTHLFYDQCRRRRVQAQGAKDPHLSNEVVVAHEPDSRPVYDSLTDAQFSEALQTLSPKIRATFELHAAGKKYQDIARSLGIPVGTVSKRLHDARARLREFLLRHIQSGVN; this comes from the coding sequence ATGGACAAGGCGAAGAGCGAGCAACGAGCCGGGGAGTTCGCCACGCGGTATCGAGCCTGGCTGCTTGCCCAGGCCCACAACCTCTGCCGCAATGCCACCGACGCGGAGGACCTCGTGCAGGACGCCCTGCTGCGATTCATCCAGACCTTCGGCCAGTTGGAGGCGCTCCCCAACGAGCGCAGCTGCGAGGCCTGGCTGGTCACCACCCTGACCCATCTCTTCTACGACCAGTGCCGCAGGCGGCGGGTGCAGGCCCAGGGCGCGAAGGATCCCCACCTGAGCAACGAGGTGGTGGTGGCGCATGAGCCCGACTCCCGGCCCGTCTATGACTCGCTCACGGACGCGCAGTTCTCCGAGGCCCTCCAGACGTTGAGCCCGAAGATTCGCGCCACGTTCGAGTTGCACGCGGCCGGGAAGAAATACCAGGACATCGCTCGTTCCCTCGGCATTCCGGTGGGCACGGTCTCCAAGCGGCTGCACGATGCCCGCGCCAGATTGCGCGAGTTCCTCCTGCGGCACATCCAATCCGGAGTGAACTGA
- a CDS encoding CHAT domain-containing protein — MDSLCDNVELFVDGELAPEHAEAFRQHLPDCARCQREVTELLQLKLLAHRHAENAAESAPAPLSRVMPVAFWRRPVVLVPAALAAALLVLVAVRFLLPSRPRQDVWLAQRTERLLEARLGHPGADVYRPPAPKMMGGAGNPEELPLEAMAWLEREDPHGLAAAYLVRDDKGLADQALRKLEKLAHSPELDNDRAVALLLKGQPKEALRLVDDVLEQHPRHPQALWNRGLALRELGLPLLAAKAFTEVAALKEPGWSDEAARKAEALQRAVFERRTRWMATREAGRALREATPGVTPQGFGEVPISRLFFYDAVRAAPDRERVLALLPVARELDARAGGDVLERYVHRIAEADFSRRAPFARQYSELIDKRLSSEERERFLAALLQSREDDILLGALIQMGATARHLELYEAKAAATGDVWFQLLAAQERARVESAAGRWTQATRTLLAARGLCTARGVEYRCLCIDRELSNLYIQRRMVDAARTHTERSWKSARENNEWELENDLLWNLSRIARVVNDAALTRAYLGEYLERGREDPDMRRRAHQDLASIAFRELRVDEARREIDSALATGLPLLYGGAFSLADISRLKSEPGDEAHLNRALDAARPTLGAGERAVATHMQGRFYIERDAARGRALLQRAIEEASAPGLEDDPGARRARAYSYTSLLHDAGRRGAFPEALELFARERGMELPGKCLLAVTADSERTLLLARGASGELLGHFDESRRQPLPQRLDGFVPEKLLAALRTCPRVEVLARPPLHGRAGLLPPEMAWSYLTRTSAPRASRVGPAVHLVVFDVDAELPPESSLERLNAWTPVFGPDEQRVTLSGTEATPSRVLSAMRDATEIDLVAHGIVDGYSNTSYLLLAPEQDGPELSVPRVRSASLRGAPFVVLVACHAAHTAYSFDTPFSLPASFIEAGARGVLAATVEIPDLEAGAFFNAVRERIRSGTAPALALRDERVQWLRAGRGTAWLDSVLLFE, encoded by the coding sequence ATGGACAGCCTCTGTGACAACGTCGAGCTGTTCGTGGACGGGGAGCTGGCTCCCGAACACGCCGAGGCGTTCCGCCAGCACCTTCCCGACTGCGCCCGGTGCCAGCGCGAGGTGACGGAGCTGCTGCAGCTCAAGCTCCTGGCACACCGCCACGCCGAGAACGCAGCCGAGAGCGCGCCGGCTCCATTATCGCGCGTCATGCCCGTGGCCTTCTGGCGGCGGCCCGTCGTGCTGGTGCCAGCCGCTCTCGCCGCGGCCCTGCTGGTGCTGGTGGCGGTGCGCTTCCTGCTGCCCTCCAGGCCCCGTCAGGACGTGTGGCTGGCGCAGCGCACCGAGCGCCTGCTGGAGGCGCGTCTCGGCCACCCCGGCGCCGACGTCTACCGTCCCCCGGCTCCGAAGATGATGGGCGGAGCGGGCAACCCGGAGGAGCTGCCGCTCGAGGCCATGGCCTGGCTCGAGCGGGAGGATCCCCACGGCCTCGCGGCGGCCTACCTGGTTCGCGACGACAAGGGGCTGGCGGATCAGGCGCTCCGGAAGCTGGAGAAGCTGGCGCACTCGCCGGAGCTGGACAACGACCGCGCGGTGGCGCTGCTGCTCAAGGGCCAGCCCAAGGAGGCCCTCCGTCTGGTGGACGACGTGCTGGAGCAGCACCCTCGTCATCCGCAGGCGCTGTGGAACCGGGGCCTGGCGCTGCGCGAGCTGGGGTTGCCGTTGCTGGCGGCAAAGGCCTTCACCGAGGTCGCCGCCTTGAAGGAGCCCGGCTGGTCCGATGAGGCGGCACGGAAGGCCGAGGCCCTCCAGCGCGCCGTGTTCGAGCGCCGCACCCGGTGGATGGCCACCCGGGAGGCGGGCCGGGCCCTTCGCGAGGCCACTCCGGGCGTGACGCCCCAGGGCTTCGGCGAGGTGCCCATCTCGCGGCTCTTCTTCTATGACGCCGTCCGCGCGGCCCCGGACCGGGAGCGGGTGCTGGCGCTGCTGCCCGTGGCCCGGGAGCTGGATGCGCGGGCGGGCGGTGACGTGCTCGAGCGCTACGTGCACCGGATCGCGGAGGCGGACTTCTCGCGCCGCGCCCCGTTCGCCCGCCAGTATTCGGAGTTGATCGACAAGCGCCTCTCTTCGGAGGAGCGGGAGCGCTTCCTCGCGGCGCTCCTCCAGTCGCGGGAGGATGACATCCTCCTGGGCGCGCTCATCCAGATGGGCGCCACCGCCCGCCACCTGGAGCTCTACGAGGCGAAGGCCGCCGCCACGGGGGACGTCTGGTTCCAGCTCCTCGCGGCGCAGGAGCGTGCAAGGGTCGAGAGCGCCGCCGGGCGCTGGACCCAGGCCACCCGGACCCTCCTCGCCGCGCGCGGCCTCTGCACGGCGCGCGGCGTCGAGTACCGCTGCCTCTGCATCGATCGCGAGCTGTCCAACCTCTACATCCAGCGCCGCATGGTCGACGCCGCGCGCACCCACACCGAGCGGAGCTGGAAGTCGGCTCGCGAGAACAACGAGTGGGAGCTGGAGAATGATCTGCTGTGGAACCTCTCGCGGATCGCCCGGGTGGTGAACGACGCGGCGCTGACGCGCGCCTACCTGGGGGAGTACCTCGAGCGGGGCCGGGAGGATCCGGACATGCGGCGCCGTGCCCACCAGGATCTCGCGAGCATCGCGTTCCGGGAGCTCCGGGTGGACGAGGCCCGGCGGGAGATCGATTCCGCGTTGGCCACGGGTCTTCCGCTCCTGTACGGCGGCGCCTTCTCCCTGGCGGACATCTCGCGGCTGAAGAGCGAGCCCGGGGACGAGGCCCACCTGAACCGGGCGCTGGATGCGGCCAGGCCCACGTTGGGCGCGGGCGAGCGCGCGGTCGCCACGCACATGCAGGGACGCTTCTACATCGAGCGTGACGCGGCGCGGGGGCGTGCCCTGCTCCAGCGCGCCATCGAGGAGGCATCGGCTCCGGGCCTCGAGGATGACCCGGGGGCGCGGCGGGCGCGCGCCTACAGCTACACCTCCCTTTTGCATGACGCGGGCCGGCGCGGCGCCTTCCCGGAAGCGCTGGAGCTGTTCGCGCGCGAGCGGGGCATGGAGCTGCCAGGGAAGTGTCTGCTGGCGGTCACCGCGGACTCGGAGCGGACGCTGCTCCTGGCGCGGGGCGCCTCCGGGGAGCTGCTCGGTCACTTCGACGAGTCCCGGCGCCAGCCGCTGCCCCAGCGGCTCGACGGGTTCGTGCCGGAGAAGCTCCTGGCGGCCCTGCGCACGTGCCCGCGGGTGGAGGTGCTGGCCCGGCCTCCGCTCCATGGCAGGGCGGGGCTGCTCCCGCCGGAGATGGCCTGGAGCTACCTGACGCGCACCTCTGCTCCCCGCGCCTCGCGTGTGGGGCCCGCGGTCCACCTCGTCGTCTTCGACGTGGACGCGGAGCTGCCACCCGAGAGCTCTCTCGAGCGGCTCAATGCCTGGACCCCCGTCTTCGGCCCCGACGAGCAGCGCGTCACGCTCTCGGGGACCGAGGCGACTCCTTCCCGGGTCCTCTCCGCCATGAGGGACGCCACGGAGATCGACCTGGTGGCCCACGGCATCGTCGATGGCTACTCCAACACCTCCTACCTATTGCTGGCGCCCGAGCAGGACGGCCCGGAGCTGAGCGTGCCGCGGGTGCGCTCCGCCTCCCTGCGGGGTGCTCCCTTCGTGGTGCTCGTGGCCTGCCACGCCGCCCACACGGCCTACTCGTTCGACACGCCTTTCAGCCTCCCGGCCTCCTTCATCGAGGCGGGGGCTCGCGGCGTGCTCGCGGCGACAGTGGAGATTCCGGACCTGGAGGCGGGAGCCTTCTTCAACGCCGTCCGCGAGCGCATCCGTTCGGGGACGGCGCCGGCCCTCGCGCTGCGTGACGAGCGCGTGCAGTGGCTGCGCGCCGGCCGGGGAACGGCGTGGCTCGACAGCGTGCTCCTCTTCGAGTGA
- a CDS encoding PaxA, with protein sequence MEEKEVAVSLMRSLPPPPPPPPPAGVRSVVQRKPTPRKEVVIRQPEKIQPIIEEKPKEPEPEPTPEPEPEAEPAAEESPAGVEGGVQGGVEGGVVGGVIGGVVGGQLGGQLGGTGEEPVKPKNVPPFVIQRDVVRQTPPRLSEVFKQSRRGQGTLNGMYRICVSTDGNVYEVTAVKSVPGADEDIIAGIKEGWQYKPQKVPVCFLYNIPITIQ encoded by the coding sequence GTGGAGGAGAAGGAGGTGGCCGTGTCGCTGATGCGATCACTGCCGCCCCCGCCGCCGCCTCCGCCGCCCGCGGGTGTGCGCTCCGTGGTGCAGCGCAAGCCCACCCCTCGCAAGGAGGTGGTGATTCGCCAGCCGGAGAAGATCCAGCCGATCATCGAGGAGAAGCCCAAGGAGCCCGAGCCCGAGCCCACTCCCGAGCCGGAGCCCGAGGCCGAGCCGGCCGCGGAGGAGAGTCCGGCCGGAGTCGAGGGCGGCGTGCAGGGAGGAGTCGAGGGCGGCGTGGTGGGGGGAGTGATTGGAGGCGTGGTGGGAGGGCAGCTCGGCGGTCAGCTCGGGGGCACGGGTGAGGAGCCGGTGAAGCCGAAGAACGTGCCGCCCTTCGTCATCCAGCGTGACGTGGTGCGCCAGACGCCTCCGCGCCTGTCCGAGGTCTTCAAGCAGTCGCGCCGTGGCCAGGGCACGCTCAACGGCATGTACCGCATCTGCGTGTCCACGGACGGCAACGTCTACGAAGTGACGGCGGTGAAGTCCGTGCCCGGCGCGGACGAGGACATCATCGCGGGCATCAAGGAGGGCTGGCAGTACAAGCCCCAGAAGGTGCCCGTGTGCTTCCTCTACAACATCCCCATCACCATCCAGTGA
- a CDS encoding C-type lectin domain-containing protein, with protein sequence MKRNLSGMFSKLGMLVLVAVPVIGCGVEPVEAESEARRAAMEDVGVTESAISYGGHDYLFVSTPKTWDEAQTYCQLAGGYSLVTINDASEESFLQTQEAARGSYNWWIGFNDKGIEGAWVWANGSSSYTNWDPGQPDNWQNAEDCAADRLGDPAYNYYSDTWNDWSCNHAFSFICERNPVPTVNRGSFSYSASNTDNAKVNTFNHSLHLFAGQVFTAGTCGVPGSSGSGDTYLRLNNPTGKEIASNDNAGGPCGLLSNISIVVPVSGTYTLQAGCYGYTSCGGTVAFNY encoded by the coding sequence ATGAAGCGGAATCTGTCTGGGATGTTCTCCAAGCTGGGCATGCTCGTTCTCGTGGCGGTGCCGGTCATCGGCTGCGGTGTGGAGCCGGTGGAAGCGGAGTCCGAGGCCAGGCGGGCCGCGATGGAGGACGTGGGTGTCACCGAGAGCGCCATCTCCTACGGCGGGCACGACTACCTGTTCGTCAGCACGCCCAAGACCTGGGACGAAGCGCAGACCTACTGCCAGCTCGCCGGTGGCTACTCACTGGTGACCATCAACGATGCCTCCGAGGAGTCCTTCCTCCAGACCCAGGAGGCCGCCCGGGGGTCGTACAACTGGTGGATTGGCTTCAACGACAAGGGCATCGAGGGGGCTTGGGTCTGGGCCAACGGCTCGTCCTCGTACACGAACTGGGACCCTGGCCAGCCCGACAACTGGCAGAACGCGGAGGACTGCGCTGCCGATCGCCTCGGCGATCCAGCCTACAACTACTACTCCGATACCTGGAACGACTGGTCGTGCAACCATGCGTTCTCCTTCATCTGCGAGCGGAATCCGGTGCCCACGGTCAACCGGGGCAGCTTCTCCTACAGCGCCTCGAACACCGATAACGCCAAGGTCAACACTTTCAACCACTCGCTCCACCTGTTTGCCGGGCAGGTCTTCACGGCCGGCACCTGCGGCGTGCCGGGCTCTTCCGGCTCTGGCGACACCTACCTGCGCCTCAACAACCCGACCGGGAAGGAGATCGCCAGCAACGATAATGCCGGCGGGCCGTGCGGCCTGCTGTCCAACATCTCCATCGTCGTCCCGGTGTCGGGCACGTACACCCTGCAGGCCGGCTGCTACGGCTACACCAGCTGCGGAGGCACGGTGGCCTTCAATTACTGA
- a CDS encoding J domain-containing protein, whose product MSQDPSSLHDKNPFEVLGLQGTEDLPAIRKAFLAIAAKSHPDRLRMKSEAEKAQALETFLSAKKAFEVLSHPDKRREWSEKLARAKAAPPAPVPVSSPRPGPAFTPVHGVPVAPRPATPAEVKTPAMPTPRGGPLPAAMALQLYKLGMLALESADYAKALDLFSKAAKASPTPRNQAMELVSRGHQYLSTRFFDRARESFERALQLLPECREARAGLELIDKQSGRYLKGR is encoded by the coding sequence ATGTCCCAGGACCCCTCGTCCCTCCACGACAAGAATCCCTTCGAGGTGCTCGGGCTCCAGGGCACGGAGGACCTGCCCGCCATCCGCAAGGCCTTCCTGGCCATCGCCGCGAAGTCCCACCCGGACCGGCTCCGGATGAAGTCGGAGGCGGAGAAGGCCCAGGCGCTGGAGACCTTCCTGAGCGCGAAGAAGGCCTTCGAGGTGCTGTCCCACCCCGACAAGCGCCGCGAGTGGAGCGAGAAGCTGGCCCGCGCGAAAGCGGCTCCCCCGGCACCCGTGCCGGTGTCGTCACCCCGTCCTGGCCCCGCCTTCACGCCCGTGCACGGCGTGCCCGTCGCCCCGCGTCCCGCGACTCCGGCCGAGGTGAAGACCCCGGCCATGCCCACTCCGCGCGGAGGCCCCCTGCCCGCCGCCATGGCGCTCCAGCTCTACAAGCTGGGCATGCTCGCGCTGGAGTCCGCGGACTACGCCAAGGCGCTCGACCTGTTCTCCAAGGCCGCCAAGGCGTCCCCCACACCTCGCAACCAGGCCATGGAGCTGGTGAGCCGGGGCCACCAGTACCTCAGCACCCGCTTCTTCGATCGCGCGCGCGAGAGCTTCGAGCGCGCCCTCCAGCTCCTGCCCGAGTGCCGCGAGGCCCGGGCGGGCCTGGAGCTCATCGACAAGCAGTCGGGCCGCTACCTCAAGGGCCGCTAG
- a CDS encoding phospholipase D-like domain-containing protein: protein MSLPRSSVFLLSLLLSLACAAPAPAVRASAPESTRAGSPDLVLVESVPVETTLDHADIPDARDVWPEMVNGATRTLDISQFYVSNEPNSRLETVIQAIEAAADRGVKVRLLAEEKFYKTYPETLERLAKRPGIEMRRLDTAKSMGGVQHAKYFVVDGREAYLGSQNMDWRSLEHIQELGLRIRVPEVVRSLADVFELDWGLAAGGTAPATVTAVGGPFPANVSGGPVRVTPALSPQGWLPDPGTWDLPRMVKLIDGAKRSVRVQLLTYRARGRDGSTFPELEEALKRASARGVKVELLVADWGKRKGTIEGLQALHAPPGLTVKLVTIPQWSGGFIPFARVVHAKYMVVDGENAWLGTSNWERDYFTQSRNVGVIVEGAPFASQLERFFSDTWSSPYAAEVDPKATYTAPNISGSP, encoded by the coding sequence ATGTCCCTGCCCCGGTCGAGCGTCTTCCTTCTTTCCCTCTTGCTGTCCCTCGCGTGCGCCGCGCCGGCTCCGGCCGTGCGCGCCTCCGCTCCCGAGTCCACTCGTGCCGGGTCTCCTGACCTGGTGCTGGTGGAGAGCGTCCCCGTGGAGACGACGCTGGACCACGCGGACATCCCCGATGCCAGGGACGTGTGGCCGGAGATGGTGAACGGCGCCACGCGGACGCTCGACATCTCGCAGTTCTACGTGAGCAACGAGCCCAACAGCCGGCTGGAGACCGTCATCCAGGCCATCGAGGCGGCGGCGGACCGGGGCGTGAAGGTGCGGCTGCTCGCGGAGGAGAAGTTCTACAAGACGTACCCGGAGACGCTGGAGCGGCTGGCGAAGCGGCCGGGCATCGAGATGCGCAGGCTGGACACCGCGAAGTCCATGGGCGGCGTACAGCACGCGAAGTACTTCGTGGTGGACGGGCGCGAGGCGTACCTCGGCAGCCAGAACATGGACTGGCGCTCGCTGGAGCACATCCAGGAGCTCGGGCTGCGCATCCGCGTCCCCGAGGTGGTGCGCTCGCTGGCCGATGTCTTCGAGCTGGATTGGGGGCTCGCGGCGGGAGGCACCGCGCCGGCCACGGTGACGGCGGTGGGCGGTCCGTTCCCCGCGAACGTCTCGGGAGGCCCGGTGCGCGTGACGCCCGCGCTGAGCCCCCAGGGCTGGCTGCCGGACCCGGGCACGTGGGACCTGCCCAGGATGGTGAAGCTCATCGACGGGGCGAAGCGCTCGGTGCGGGTGCAGCTGCTCACATACCGGGCGCGCGGGCGTGACGGGAGCACCTTCCCCGAGTTGGAGGAGGCGCTGAAGCGGGCCTCGGCGCGCGGGGTGAAGGTGGAGCTGCTGGTGGCCGACTGGGGCAAGCGCAAGGGCACCATCGAGGGACTCCAGGCGCTGCACGCGCCGCCGGGGCTGACGGTGAAGCTCGTCACCATTCCCCAGTGGTCGGGCGGGTTCATCCCGTTCGCGCGCGTGGTGCACGCCAAGTACATGGTGGTGGATGGCGAGAATGCGTGGCTCGGCACGAGCAACTGGGAGCGTGACTACTTCACGCAGAGCCGCAACGTGGGCGTCATCGTGGAGGGCGCGCCGTTCGCGAGCCAGCTCGAGCGCTTCTTCTCGGACACCTGGTCGAGCCCCTACGCGGCCGAGGTGGACCCGAAGGCCACCTACACGGCGCCGAACATCAGCGGCTCGCCCTGA